Proteins from a genomic interval of Thermoanaerobacterium thermosaccharolyticum DSM 571:
- the speE gene encoding polyamine aminopropyltransferase: MELWFTEHHNDCIGYSLKVKRTLNSEETKYQKLDVIESEFYGRVLVLDGILQTTEKDEFVYHEMIVHVPLFTHKNPKNVLIVGGGDGGAVKEILKHDTVERIVLAEIDERVVENSKKYLPSISYGLNDKKVELMIGDGIKYVNEHKNEFDVVIVDSTDPIGPAVGLFTEDFYRSVYDCLRDDGIIVAQTESPFIYGNLINKLSKMFKKIYPIVKPYICTIPTYPGHLWTFTMGSKKYDPEAVDVNNIPEIETKYYTPELHKSSFVLPKFLKDIFEEA; encoded by the coding sequence ATGGAATTATGGTTTACTGAACATCACAATGATTGCATTGGTTATTCACTTAAAGTAAAAAGAACGTTAAATTCTGAGGAAACTAAATATCAAAAGTTGGACGTTATAGAGTCTGAATTCTATGGAAGAGTTTTAGTATTAGACGGCATCCTACAAACAACTGAAAAAGATGAATTTGTGTATCATGAAATGATTGTACATGTTCCGCTTTTTACACACAAAAATCCTAAAAATGTGCTGATTGTAGGTGGAGGTGATGGTGGAGCTGTAAAAGAAATTTTAAAACATGATACAGTAGAGAGAATTGTTCTTGCTGAAATAGATGAGAGAGTAGTAGAAAATTCGAAAAAATATTTGCCTTCAATAAGCTATGGATTAAATGATAAAAAAGTTGAACTTATGATTGGCGATGGAATAAAGTATGTAAATGAACATAAAAATGAATTTGATGTTGTAATTGTAGATTCAACAGATCCAATAGGACCTGCAGTTGGCTTATTTACTGAAGATTTTTATAGATCTGTATATGACTGCCTTAGAGATGATGGGATAATAGTAGCACAGACAGAATCACCGTTTATTTATGGCAATTTAATAAATAAATTAAGCAAGATGTTTAAAAAGATCTATCCAATAGTAAAGCCATATATCTGTACTATACCTACGTATCCAGGACACTTATGGACTTTTACAATGGGATCAAAAAAATACGATCCTGAAGCAGTTGATGTGAATAATATACCTGAGATTGAGACAAAATACTATACACCAGAATTGCATAAATCTAGTTTTGTATTGCCTAAATTTTTAAAAGATATTTTTGAGGAGGCATAG
- the speB gene encoding agmatinase produces MVIKDNFSNSGKFLSSINDYKESDIVIVGVPMDYTVSFKPGTRFGPQAIRTASLGLEEYSVYLDRNLKEKKYYDFGDLILPYGNVEKSLDIIGNAAKEILEDGKKPLFLGGEHLISAPVIKEVYKKYGDELVVLHFDAHTDLRTEFFGEENSHATVLRKASEFINNKNMYHFGIRSGIKEEFEFSYKNTNMFLFNVVEPLKSVLEYIKSKPIYITWDIDVLDPAYAPGTGTPEPGGITSKEAFNAIHILKDLNVVGMDLVEVSPDYDHSGITSILAAKLIRESILSFL; encoded by the coding sequence TTGGTAATAAAAGACAATTTTTCGAATAGCGGCAAATTTTTAAGTAGCATTAATGATTACAAAGAGTCAGATATTGTAATTGTAGGCGTACCTATGGATTATACAGTTAGTTTTAAACCTGGTACACGTTTTGGCCCACAGGCGATAAGAACAGCATCATTAGGCTTAGAAGAATACAGCGTTTATCTAGATAGAAATTTAAAAGAAAAGAAATATTATGATTTTGGTGATTTAATTTTACCTTATGGAAACGTCGAGAAAAGCCTCGATATAATTGGAAATGCAGCCAAAGAAATACTTGAAGATGGAAAAAAGCCGTTATTTTTGGGAGGAGAGCATTTAATAAGTGCTCCAGTTATAAAAGAAGTTTACAAAAAGTATGGTGATGAATTGGTAGTACTTCATTTTGATGCACATACTGATCTAAGAACTGAATTTTTTGGTGAAGAAAATTCTCATGCGACTGTTTTAAGAAAGGCTTCTGAATTCATCAATAATAAAAATATGTATCATTTTGGTATACGCTCTGGAATAAAAGAAGAATTCGAGTTCTCTTATAAAAATACTAACATGTTTTTGTTTAACGTTGTTGAGCCTTTAAAAAGTGTACTTGAGTATATTAAGTCAAAACCTATTTATATTACATGGGATATAGATGTTTTAGATCCTGCATATGCTCCTGGAACTGGTACACCCGAACCAGGTGGTATAACATCAAAAGAGGCATTTAATGCAATACACATTTTAAAAGATTTAAATGTTGTCGGTATGGATTTAGTTGAGGTATCACCTGATTACGACCATTCAGGTATTACTTCAATTTTAGCAGCAAAACTTATTCGTGAATCAATTTTATCCTTCTTATAA
- a CDS encoding GNAT family N-acetyltransferase codes for MFRIKFASTDDMKFMEKIAKSFKIPFSCDVNRCICMVAVDEKPFGYICIEVNNNIARIVGHAVLPNYQLRGYGTMLLKVALNNLYDFGIKKAYIDYSDYDEFYIKNGFKKSNNGLTIDIDELFK; via the coding sequence ATGTTTAGAATAAAGTTTGCATCAACAGATGATATGAAATTTATGGAGAAAATTGCTAAGTCTTTTAAAATACCATTTTCATGTGATGTAAATAGATGTATTTGCATGGTGGCAGTTGATGAGAAGCCATTTGGTTATATTTGTATTGAAGTAAATAATAATATTGCAAGAATAGTTGGACATGCAGTTTTGCCAAATTATCAACTGAGAGGCTATGGAACTATGCTTTTAAAGGTAGCTTTAAACAACTTATATGACTTTGGAATCAAAAAGGCATATATTGATTATTCTGACTATGATGAATTTTATATAAAAAATGGCTTTAAAAAGTCTAATAATGGATTGACAATTGATATTGATGAATTATTTAAATAA
- the surE gene encoding 5'/3'-nucleotidase SurE: MNVLLTNDDGILSPGINKLADILKGSYNVVVVAPDRERSAVGHAITMHKPLRIKKIKDEENLKIFHANGTPSDCVKLGIDVVMKDKPDIIVSGINDGFNLGTDILYSGTVSAAMEGSINGFSSIAISLEAGSDITDKALLFIKKLIKSVAKNGLPKNALLNVNIPNISDNYSGVKITKLGYRNYVENFTRRIDPHGREYYWLAGKVLENINEEDSDIVAVKNGFISITPIQFDLTMYNLIDTLKKWDIQI; the protein is encoded by the coding sequence ATGAATGTTTTATTAACAAATGATGATGGCATTCTATCTCCAGGTATAAATAAATTAGCTGATATTTTAAAAGGAAGCTACAATGTAGTTGTTGTTGCACCTGATAGGGAAAGAAGTGCTGTAGGACATGCTATAACAATGCATAAACCATTAAGGATAAAAAAAATTAAAGATGAAGAAAATTTAAAAATATTTCATGCAAATGGAACACCATCAGATTGTGTGAAACTAGGAATAGATGTTGTTATGAAAGATAAACCGGATATTATAGTGTCTGGCATAAATGATGGCTTTAACTTAGGTACAGATATATTATATTCTGGAACAGTATCAGCTGCGATGGAAGGTTCAATAAACGGCTTTTCTTCTATTGCAATATCTTTAGAAGCAGGTTCAGATATAACAGATAAAGCTTTATTATTTATTAAAAAACTTATTAAAAGTGTTGCTAAAAATGGATTACCGAAAAATGCACTATTAAATGTCAATATACCAAATATAAGTGATAATTATAGTGGTGTCAAAATTACAAAATTGGGGTATAGAAATTATGTTGAGAATTTTACAAGAAGAATAGATCCTCATGGCAGAGAGTATTACTGGCTTGCTGGAAAAGTTTTAGAAAATATTAACGAAGAAGATAGTGATATAGTAGCTGTGAAAAATGGTTTCATTTCTATTACTCCAATACAGTTTGACTTAACAATGTATAATTTAATTGATACTTTAAAAAAATGGGATATACAAATTTAA
- a CDS encoding pseudouridine synthase, whose product MERLQKYLAECSIASRRKCEQLILDGKIKVNGTVIKNLGIKIDPDKDIVEYDGRVVAKVQHNIYIMLNKPTGFITTVKDQFGRPSVLDIIKIKDRIYPVGRLDCDTSGLLLLTNDGDIANKLMHPKHEIDKVYIAKIRGIPDDKDLDRFRNGLLLDNRLTAKAKIEILKKINNDALVKIVIHEGRNRQIRRMCELIGHPVMTLKRIKIGDLELGNLKVGQWRYLSGEEVQYLKNL is encoded by the coding sequence ATGGAAAGATTGCAAAAGTATTTGGCCGAATGTAGTATTGCATCGCGAAGAAAATGTGAGCAATTAATTCTTGATGGAAAAATTAAAGTTAATGGTACTGTTATAAAAAATCTAGGTATTAAAATTGATCCAGATAAAGATATTGTTGAATATGATGGCAGAGTAGTTGCTAAAGTTCAACACAATATTTACATTATGTTAAATAAACCAACTGGATTTATAACAACAGTTAAAGATCAATTTGGAAGGCCATCGGTTCTTGATATAATTAAAATTAAAGATAGAATATATCCAGTAGGACGTTTAGATTGTGATACTTCAGGACTACTTTTGTTAACAAACGATGGAGATATAGCAAATAAACTTATGCATCCTAAACATGAAATTGATAAAGTTTATATTGCTAAAATAAGAGGTATACCTGATGATAAAGATCTGGATAGATTTAGAAATGGGCTGTTATTAGATAATCGCTTAACAGCAAAAGCCAAAATTGAAATATTAAAAAAAATAAATAATGATGCTCTTGTAAAAATAGTTATACATGAAGGACGTAACAGGCAGATTAGAAGAATGTGTGAATTGATAGGTCATCCTGTTATGACATTAAAAAGGATTAAGATAGGAGATTTAGAGTTAGGAAATTTAAAAGTAGGGCAGTGGCGCTATTTAAGCGGTGAAGAAGTTCAATATTTGAAAAACTTATAA
- the safA gene encoding SafA/ExsA family spore coat assembly protein, which produces MSDPQYYPVHCRTTYIVRPGDSMWTIANMYGIPLDCLIRANPQIPNPNLIYPGQQICIPAFCPPERHCREMYIVRPGDSMWTIANMYGIPLDCLIRANPQIPNPNLIYPGQQICIPYHCW; this is translated from the coding sequence ATGTCTGATCCACAATATTACCCTGTACACTGCAGAACAACGTATATAGTAAGACCAGGAGATTCAATGTGGACAATAGCTAATATGTATGGCATTCCATTAGACTGCTTGATTAGAGCAAACCCACAGATTCCAAACCCAAACTTAATATATCCAGGTCAGCAAATTTGTATACCAGCATTTTGCCCGCCAGAGAGACATTGCAGAGAAATGTATATAGTAAGGCCAGGAGATTCAATGTGGACAATAGCTAATATGTATGGTATTCCATTAGACTGCTTGATTAGAGCAAACCCACAGATTCCAAATCCAAACTTAATATATCCAGGTCAACAAATTTGCATACCTTATCATTGCTGGTAA
- a CDS encoding oxaloacetate decarboxylase subunit alpha, translating to MSKIKITETVLRDAHQSLLATRMTTDEMLPIAEKLDEVGYFSLEAWGGATFDACMRYLDEDPWERLRLLKKAIKKTPLQMLLRGQNLLGYKHYPDDVVNEFIIKSVENGIDIIRIFDALNDVRNLEVPIKAAKSAGAHVQAAIVYTISPVHNTEHYLKVAKSLQDMGADSICIKDMSGILSPYVAYDLIKSFKKAIRVPVHLHSHYTAGLASMTYLKAIEAGVDVVDTAISPLALGTSQPATEAIVAALKDTKYDTGLNLKLLSEIADYFKKVKEHHTNGSDLSLLMSVDATALESQIPGGMLSNLVLQLKQQNALDKYNEVLKEVPHVRRDLGYPPLVTPMSQMVGTQAVLNVVTGERYKIVPKEIKDYVKGLYGRPPIPISDEIRKKIIGDEEIITKRPADLLSPQLDKIRNEIKEYLEQEEDVLSYALFPQVAKNFFEYRRAKKYKIDSTLVNMEEKTYPI from the coding sequence ATGTCTAAGATAAAGATCACAGAAACAGTTTTAAGGGATGCTCATCAATCGCTACTAGCAACTAGAATGACTACTGATGAAATGCTTCCTATTGCCGAAAAACTTGATGAAGTTGGATATTTTTCACTTGAGGCATGGGGTGGGGCTACTTTTGATGCTTGTATGAGATATCTTGATGAAGATCCTTGGGAGAGATTGAGACTACTGAAAAAAGCAATAAAGAAAACACCACTTCAAATGCTTTTAAGAGGGCAGAATTTATTAGGTTATAAACATTATCCTGACGATGTTGTCAATGAGTTTATAATAAAATCTGTTGAAAATGGCATTGATATTATTAGAATTTTTGATGCATTAAATGATGTTAGAAATTTAGAGGTACCTATTAAAGCGGCTAAAAGTGCAGGTGCACATGTACAGGCAGCTATTGTATATACAATAAGTCCCGTTCATAATACAGAACATTATTTAAAAGTTGCGAAATCTCTTCAAGACATGGGAGCAGATTCAATATGCATTAAAGACATGTCTGGAATATTGTCACCTTATGTTGCATATGATTTGATTAAATCTTTTAAAAAGGCAATTCGTGTACCTGTTCACCTACATAGCCATTATACTGCTGGGTTGGCGTCAATGACATATTTAAAAGCAATAGAAGCTGGTGTTGATGTTGTTGATACTGCAATATCTCCTCTTGCTTTAGGAACATCTCAACCAGCTACAGAAGCGATTGTAGCAGCTTTAAAAGATACAAAATATGACACCGGATTAAATTTGAAATTGCTGTCTGAAATTGCAGACTATTTTAAAAAGGTAAAAGAACATCACACAAATGGAAGTGACCTATCATTACTTATGAGTGTTGACGCTACTGCACTTGAGAGTCAAATTCCTGGCGGTATGTTATCAAATTTGGTTTTACAATTAAAACAGCAGAATGCTCTTGATAAATACAATGAAGTATTAAAAGAAGTTCCGCATGTAAGGCGAGATTTGGGTTATCCACCACTTGTTACACCTATGAGCCAAATGGTAGGAACACAAGCTGTTTTAAATGTAGTTACAGGTGAAAGATATAAAATTGTGCCCAAAGAAATAAAAGATTATGTTAAAGGTTTATATGGAAGACCACCAATACCAATTTCTGATGAGATACGTAAGAAAATAATTGGAGATGAAGAAATTATAACAAAAAGACCGGCTGATTTACTTAGTCCTCAATTAGATAAAATTAGAAATGAAATAAAGGAATATTTAGAGCAGGAAGAAGATGTTTTATCATATGCATTATTTCCGCAAGTCGCTAAGAATTTTTTCGAATATAGGCGAGCTAAAAAGTATAAAATTGATTCAACATTAGTAAATATGGAGGAAAAAACATATCCAATATAA